The segment AAAAACAGCAAgttctaaatttgaaaatatttcttatattttaatattagagTTCATTTGTACATTTTGGTCACGAAATAAGGCAGTTTTTATCGTCGCGTGGAGTATTTTTGTGTCTGGCCACTGCCAGGGCGTCGTTTGGGACGTATGAGATTCTAACTCCACCATAGGCTCTCCTTGGTGGCAAGCTGTAGTCGGCTTCATCCTCAGAGCTGCTTGAACTGCTCGACGAGGAACAGGATGAGGAGTAGCGACGCGGTCGACTGGGTCTGCTAGGACGACTTGGCCGCTCTCGCTCCTCAGGCTCCTCTTTCACGCTGTCGTCGAAGCGGACGCTTCTCCTCGCCGGACTGACTTCGTGGTGGACTTCGACTCGCGTCTCAACACTCAGCTCAGGCGCTCGAGACAACCACCTGTCCAGGTCTTTTAGCATTGGCTGCTTGGAGGTACTGGGACTCATTTTGAGGAACTGCTCAAAGTTTCTTTCCAGAACCATTCGATCCAAACCTGAAATCATcacatacaaaatattttacgttgtTGAATGacaagcaattaaaatcatatctgcaatttaattcatattgaATTATTGAGCACTAAAACTTTTACAATGTTTGAACGGTTGATTCCAAATCAAAACTGAATGTTCATATTCACAGGAACTTTAGCTTTGTTTaactccaatttttttagctaatttgaatattttatatctgtGGTATTAAAGAAGGTATCatgtttccctttttatttatacttaaagtaaaattttcattcaactcTGGAATTTAGTTAATTGacagggaaaatttaaatttggccaTTAGTAGATATTCAAATGGATAAACTAATTGGtcttaaaattccaattttacccaTTTATGTGGGAACAAATGGAATTTTGCCATGAACaattagaatgaaaatttaatcgacTTTAATTGACACTTTGATAATTTATCTAACAAACTACCAAGTCCCAATTCTTCTTatgaaaatgctttaaatttgttgcagaggtaaaattgattattagtcaaatattataaattgtattgaagtgtttaaataaaattactggcGAATCTGGAccgatttcaaaaattaaatcaataaatagtTCACAGGCTTATTTACTCTCATAGCACTActttactaatttaatttataaacttaatgcataatataaaattccaCTGACCAGCTGGCGATGGGGTCCATGGAGAGAGAGCAGACTCTTCTGTCTGTAGAGCAACTTCACACCTTTGCGGCAAAGCTGTGGCGCCGAGCAGGTCCAACTGAGGCACTCGCGGTTGAAGCGCTCTCCTACCCATTTTTGGTGATCTCATCTGCGACGGACTTGGGGGCGGTAGGGACGGCGAGGGCGATGTGCAATTTGGTGGAGGGCTGTCATTGACTGGGGTAATTTCACTGACTCGAGAGGGTGACTGGGGAGGCGGCGTCGTAGGCGGGCTTGAAGACGGCACGGGCGGTGGCGAGGATGAATCAGTCTCTTCTTTGGGCCTGAAAAAGAGTTATTTTGGTTTAACGTCATTTTTCATCGTTTTTcataatgtattatttatattgtatGGAATTGAGTTTTACATCGACTAAATTGGTAAATTGcatgtatttaaatattcatcctACTGAATTCAGATATTGATTGCTGAAACCCGcctctattaaattttgttacaagTTTACAGATCTAAAGTCATGTTCATTCAGCTGAACTtgttaaagtaaataatattatttattggagaataatcaaaatttaaattaattaatagttaaatttaatagtgcCGTGCATTGAAAAAGTTTATGTTTCAGCTCTTCACACACATTTCGCGTACTAAACTGTTTAAGTTAACTTGTAAGATCAAAGGCTGCTAAGtgattaaaactgattttctaCTTGGCTCAGATCCAGTAAACAGAGAGACTAAGTATAAATAAACCAATAAAACTTTATGCTTTCTTTTCATAGCGCTGACAGGCTCTTAACTCTCATCATTCAACGTTTCCTTCGCCCATCAGACTAATATATCACGACGCACGAAATGTCAATTGGGTGTGCAAAAAAGCGGCAGTTGGACATACTCGACGCACCTCTGTTTTCTCAGAATCCCTTGTGGCACTACAGGGGCTAGTCTTTCATTAACGTCGGGCGGCGATATGCTCGGCGACGGCTCCTCTATTGCTAGAGCAGGAGACTTTGGCTTCTTGAGACACGGCGCCAGCGGTGCTTTTCTCGCTGGCGACGGCGACAGCGCCATCGAGCACGTCACTGAGCAGAAGATCGAGCCTCTGCGGGGCAGGAAGGGCCGGCCGAGCAGCGACACGTGACACGACtggcagcagaagcagcgcTCGGTGGCGTGCCAGTGCTGCCCTTGATGGCTCATCTGTCCTTGGTCCACGCCGATCGCCTCGGCGCACGAGTCGCAATACTCGGCAAACAGATTGTCGAAGCAATGCAGGCAGAAGGGCCGGCCGTCCCGCATGATGTAGCGCTCGCCGCCGAGTCGTGTGTCGCACTCAAAGCAGGCAAAGTGCTTCATGTGCCAGGCGCGCCCCTCGGCTTCTGTGCACTCGTCGGCTAAGATGATCTGCAAACAATTCCAGGCTCAGTTTAATGCAAAACATACAAAGGCGTGATTGGCAGTCAAGTCGATTTTTGCACGACACTAAAGATTGTCTATAATAGAGTAAGAGTTGGGATATTAAGATTGAACTTATTGTTTTAGGCCATACTAAAGCTACACAAGCAGCagggaattaattattacatcaATTTAACAGAATAAAATCATACAcctaaacaacaataataacgTCTCTTTGGAGGGGGAGAAAATTTGTTCAGCGCAAGTGGcgaattacaaattaatttattatattagcaATATCTCGACATTCagaataattatgaatttggTATatcaagcaaaacaaaatagaaTAATTTCGACACGAAAATCCGACACCCCAACACTAAAACTCTGTAAAATGTCCTGttatcatgaattttttagtttgcaaAATACGATTCATACTTCGTTATTTCATATATgctttgatttgttttttcaaaataatttgccCGCAAAAGAAACGTCGATGATCTGATTGTTAGCGATTGAATAGTGCAGCGATAAAACTATAGCTCTGATCACTCAATCGCAAgttttggtttaaaaagataaaaaatctaCTTCTTGACTCCAGTGAAACACTGCCAGCTCTTACTGCCTGATATTTGTTTTGAGATCAAATGACAAGAATGAATGGATTGCGTAGGCGGAAAATGGTCAGAAAAGGCCCAAACGCGATTTAAACTTTGGCAAATAATAAGTACactaatattaaattgaaatgccGGACATTTTCCTAGAAGCTAGCAAACGTTTTTACTTTGGGTCTTCTAGTTTCAACTTATGACAAAAGCCCCATTTTATGAACAGGAAAACCTTATGGAATTTCGGTTCAACATGAAAAAAGGATCTGGTTAGATTCTTCTGTAAAATATGTGTCCTGCGTGGAAATAGAACAATGCGCGTCAAcatcaaaatttcacaatcTTCAGTTTGGCACCTTTTATTATCTATTTCATAGTTCCATGTTAACcagatattcttttcatggatatcattttcttatttgcataaattcttgttttcacctggatgttactgacaaatgtaaatgtagtTATTGTAATGCTGATCTGTATAGTAAGTACCATATTCTTGACTGTCCTCTGAAACATTTGACTTGAACCAAAGCAGCCTCatataaatgctggaaatagttgtacgccgttggcgtttaataaatattctattctatTTCATAGTTCGATGTGCAATACGGTGTTGAAATTCGTGTAGACTAATAAactaaagttaaaaatgattcCATGTCAGTACTAGGTCTATGACACCAGAATGAATAAGTAGgagtgaattttttgaaatatttagagCTATTGAGAAAAATCTCAGTTAAATAAGTAATTCTCCTTTTTTGCCTTCAGTCAGTTTTTGGTccaattctgaaaattaataatatggCTTGTATAGTCGCCAGTTTCATAGTCATTATTCCTTGACTTGTGAATAATTGTGTCAGAAGGATCAATCAGAgcttacaaaaaatatccaatcGACTTAAATCCAAATTACAGTAATTGACGTCTGGCTCACCTCGTCGCATGCGGCGCAGCGCGGTTTCAGCGTCTCTGCGTGGTGGCGGCCGCAGTAGAGTTTTCCCTCGCGGTAGAAGTATATCAAGTCCACGAGCAGCTCGTTGCACACGCAACAGGTGAAACATGCGGGGTGCCACTGGACCGAGGGGCCGGCACGCGATGCTGTGACGCACATGTCGCCGAGACCCAGAGGCTCCGAGCACTGCAAAGGAGgagtaataaaaatgagaaaatgttGGTTGCTTTTATTGGTATGGACGGTCCAGAGAGTTATATTACGAggccatttttattgtttgtttcgGAGGAGCCGGTTATAAAGGGTTAATTGTTCCTAATTTGAACGAGCGTATCTTGATAAGGCTGAGTGAGTGTTTTTAGAACGCGCCGAGAGCTTGCTTGTAATTAGGACGTTTTACTGAAAGCTTGAGAAAATGCATCAGATTAGAAGACAAAAAATGGTGCTACTTGTCTTTTAAAACGCGCTAGTGCGTTTCCCACAAggcaaacgcgcgcgcgcgatttgTGATCCAGGCCATTCGGATCAGATTTTGTAAAACCCTGGCCCTCGGATCATGCGCGCTGACGATTCAATTAAAACTCCGCCGAGAACGTCAATTTGAGCAgcgataaaatgcaaatttggaaaTGCAATTAACATTCATGATAAAGCTATTTCGGTTGGTTTGGCCCCTGGAGACTGGAGAGGCCCGATCCATTTTTATTCCCCTCTGTGCCGCGTGTTTATAATGTAAATATTCCAAATCAATTACGGTGAATGAGCTGATCTACTCCTTAATTCCAGCGAGCCGTAATTGCTACGAGTTTATTAGGTACGCCTCTTTCCGTTTAACTTAAATCGAAGTAATTCATCTCGTCAAGAAATTGTAATCCACTCTGGTGATTTATTTCG is part of the Cloeon dipterum chromosome 1, ieCloDipt1.1, whole genome shotgun sequence genome and harbors:
- the LOC135941654 gene encoding protein prickle-like isoform X3 — translated: MDFNLPEEPNRRCLHCGDQCPGFTQHFWRKTCRNCKCPREDHAFPMVRGVPAPPPPPSPSPPAASTAPHPAAPPAVAADPHRHSQSDDDSGCALEEYTWVPPGLRPDQVYLYFSALPEDKVPYVNSVGERYRVRQLLQQLPPHDSEVRYCHGLSEEEKRELRLFSAQRKREALGRGCVRQAASGGSCGSCSEPLGLGDMCVTASRAGPSVQWHPACFTCCVCNELLVDLIYFYREGKLYCGRHHAETLKPRCAACDEIILADECTEAEGRAWHMKHFACFECDTRLGGERYIMRDGRPFCLHCFDNLFAEYCDSCAEAIGVDQGQMSHQGQHWHATERCFCCQSCHVSLLGRPFLPRRGSIFCSVTCSMALSPSPARKAPLAPCLKKPKSPALAIEEPSPSISPPDVNERLAPVVPQGILRKQRPKEETDSSSPPPVPSSSPPTTPPPQSPSRVSEITPVNDSPPPNCTSPSPSLPPPSPSQMRSPKMGRRALQPRVPQLDLLGATALPQRCEVALQTEESALSPWTPSPAGLDRMVLERNFEQFLKMSPSTSKQPMLKDLDRWLSRAPELSVETRVEVHHEVSPARRSVRFDDSVKEEPEERERPSRPSRPSRPRRYSSSCSSSSSSSSSEDEADYSLPPRRAYGGVRISYVPNDALAVARHKNTPRDDKNCLIS
- the LOC135941654 gene encoding protein prickle-like isoform X2; translation: MDFNLPAEEPNRRCLHCGDQCPGFTQHFWRKTCRNCKCPREDHAFPMVRGVPAPPPPPSPSPPAASTAPHPAAPPAVAADPHRHSQSDDDSGCALEEYTWVPPGLRPDQVYLYFSALPEDKVPYVNSVGERYRVRQLLQQLPPHDSEVRYCHGLSEEEKRELRLFSAQRKREALGRGCVRQAASGGSCGSCSEPLGLGDMCVTASRAGPSVQWHPACFTCCVCNELLVDLIYFYREGKLYCGRHHAETLKPRCAACDEIILADECTEAEGRAWHMKHFACFECDTRLGGERYIMRDGRPFCLHCFDNLFAEYCDSCAEAIGVDQGQMSHQGQHWHATERCFCCQSCHVSLLGRPFLPRRGSIFCSVTCSMALSPSPARKAPLAPCLKKPKSPALAIEEPSPSISPPDVNERLAPVVPQGILRKQRPKEETDSSSPPPVPSSSPPTTPPPQSPSRVSEITPVNDSPPPNCTSPSPSLPPPSPSQMRSPKMGRRALQPRVPQLDLLGATALPQRCEVALQTEESALSPWTPSPAGLDRMVLERNFEQFLKMSPSTSKQPMLKDLDRWLSRAPELSVETRVEVHHEVSPARRSVRFDDSVKEEPEERERPSRPSRPSRPRRYSSSCSSSSSSSSSEDEADYSLPPRRAYGGVRISYVPNDALAVARHKNTPRDDKNCLIS
- the LOC135941654 gene encoding protein prickle-like isoform X1, translated to MTGGSTEAHLGPANNVLMCRQWWKVCWVYGDQSKYYRQLYGRRTTLQTLNNPEVPPRNPPINGPLRSPIHALPPLNKTCRNCKCPREDHAFPMVRGVPAPPPPPSPSPPAASTAPHPAAPPAVAADPHRHSQSDDDSGCALEEYTWVPPGLRPDQVYLYFSALPEDKVPYVNSVGERYRVRQLLQQLPPHDSEVRYCHGLSEEEKRELRLFSAQRKREALGRGCVRQAASGGSCGSCSEPLGLGDMCVTASRAGPSVQWHPACFTCCVCNELLVDLIYFYREGKLYCGRHHAETLKPRCAACDEIILADECTEAEGRAWHMKHFACFECDTRLGGERYIMRDGRPFCLHCFDNLFAEYCDSCAEAIGVDQGQMSHQGQHWHATERCFCCQSCHVSLLGRPFLPRRGSIFCSVTCSMALSPSPARKAPLAPCLKKPKSPALAIEEPSPSISPPDVNERLAPVVPQGILRKQRPKEETDSSSPPPVPSSSPPTTPPPQSPSRVSEITPVNDSPPPNCTSPSPSLPPPSPSQMRSPKMGRRALQPRVPQLDLLGATALPQRCEVALQTEESALSPWTPSPAGLDRMVLERNFEQFLKMSPSTSKQPMLKDLDRWLSRAPELSVETRVEVHHEVSPARRSVRFDDSVKEEPEERERPSRPSRPSRPRRYSSSCSSSSSSSSSEDEADYSLPPRRAYGGVRISYVPNDALAVARHKNTPRDDKNCLIS